The sequence below is a genomic window from Brettanomyces bruxellensis chromosome 9, complete sequence.
ATTGGAGCCTTTCACTGAGAATAAATGGATTCAATCCGCTGTGAAGTGCCCAAATGTGACAAAAGAAACCCATCACAATAACAGAATGCTcatttctccttcttgaGAGCCTGATCTTGAATATAATTCTTGATTTTAGGTTTAACAGCTAATTAAATAGCTTTGCTTATAAGTTCATTGCAAGTTTCTGTATCATGTATATACATTGCTTTCTTAAGAGTCTCATagcattatttttctggTATATTAGCTTTAAAATTCTGACACTTATGTCACtgacaaaaagaaaagcattcaCATTTTGTGATGATGCACCCAATTTATTGAGTGAATCAataatttccttttcttctcctaCGGACCCATCTATGATGAAACTCTGAAGTTTTAAAAAAGTGCCATGTTCCAGCAATACAAACTCCATTTGTGCGAGTATCATAATAGCCAAAGTTCATGACATTCTCAGATGATTCATCTTTGGGTATTCCAACTGCTGTACATCCAACCTTCGTATGTCCATATTTATCCCTGAAACCAATACTGGAATCTGGATAACAGCAGATCCTAGAGGTGCGGTCCATTATCAACAGAGGTTTCTCCATAATCATAACCCTAAATATATTCCTATTACATAATAGAATGGCACTATTCCCACCCATTATGAATCGTTTAGCAAGTAACCCGTTGCTTCCCAAAATCAAttgttccatttttgtGACATCATGCTCCCAGTTTCCCGTACTTTTATACTTAGCCCTATATTCCATAACCTCTGGAGCATTTTGATACACAGACCTAAAAAAGCTTAGGTCAATGTTAAGAAAGTCCCAGTCATCAATTATAGATTGAGGAAGAGTGCGTCCAAGAATTTTCCGAACAGATGAAGGTGTTGCTTTAGAAACGTACTTACAAAGTCCACGGATTTTTGCACGAAAAAATGGAGGATTtagctttgaaaaaaaaaaaaaaaaaaaaaaaaatcatcatGCTTGccttatatatatatatgtggATGTATAGTGTGAAAAGTTATTTTCTCCGTTTCAAATGATATTCGAAGGGTACCAGAAAATGTGCAACCAGGTATGTCTTTCTTCCTATCCATTTTGCAGCATAATTGACATTCGTATAAAGCCGATCATTTGCGGCCCTTAAAAGatgttttctttgaatgCTACGTCattaaaaatgatgaagaatctCTTGAATGACATAGTAATGGAACATCAACCCGCGttgaaacaaaagaaagcaatttTCGAAAGTATAAGtaaatcatcattttcgATACCTGAATATGTGTAATCTAAGGCCTTGACTACTAAATCACTGGGGTCAGATATTCCTTTGTATAGATCTGCTAGCTGAATGCCACCTTTGACGTGAGATAACAGTTCATCAAACTGTATCTGATTTAAATTATGTGGCGGAAGCACGGGTTCCACAACGGGGTGCTTACGCTTCCTACCTCTGGTCTCTTTCCTTTCAATGTACCATTGTTAGCATGGTTAGTACTAGCATCATCTGGAGATTGTACCTAAGATGTACGAGTTGTATTATAAAGTTATATGAAAAATGTCACCCAAGCGAGTGTAAGTGAAGAGGATAAagtgtaattttttttgaggtTGTAGTAACCAAGACATTTTCTATGAAAGTTttgcaaacaaaaaaaacgtcgatcgacgaAAAATTGAAGGGAATCCTTAAGACCGAGCGCGctcagttttttttttggatacTATGGTGTATCAAAAATTGCTGCACGATTCGaatttaaattttaattcagaagtttgttttgaaaaaaattttgagaaATTGCAAACCTGGTCAGTCACCTTAATGCATAATTCATCGACCTGTTTGTCTTGTCTAGTGGTCATCTACAAGTTCTCTAAGAGCCATCGTAGCATAAGTCGACGACGGTAATTGCATCTTTACGATCAACGCTTCTTTAGCGCCATCTGGAAATCCTTGATTGATCCTAGGAATCACACTTTCGGGTTCTCCCCTTAACTGTGCAACCTTCCTCATTTCTAGAAGTTCTAGATCTGTCTTAACCAATTCGTCTGTAAATGTATTATATCTTCTAATGGTGTATGTCAAGCCAGATACTTTTGCAACGATGTGCCTGTAAGATCCCGGTAATGAAAATTCTCTAACCCTTCTCGACATATTAAATGGATCAAGTCCGTCCTTTTTCATGATATCAATATAAGCATTTTTCAGATCACGATTTTCTGGATACTGAACGCTGTATCCAGGAGTAGGAAGCACAATGTCGTATATAGTATATTTACCATCATTTATATCCTCCTTTGTGACTACATGAGTTTCTGTGGTATGCCTTTGCTTCACATCTTCAGCCCCATCATCGTCCTCGACCGACCTTGTTATCAACACCACATCGCCTGGCACGACTTTCAAACCAAAAAGTTTGATTCGGCAAGATGTCACACAATTCCAAACATATGATTGATAAGCATGCCCATACATTATTCTGAGGTTTCTCGGAATGCCCATTATTGCATTAAAGTATGATCCAGATGAATATtcaccatcttcttccttttttgtaTGGCTTAATCTGCttaaaatggaaaattcggcgctgcattttcttggcattttcttcaacgaTAATGCAGCATCTTTCGTCTGAGCCCATATTCTTCGAGAATCCTTAGATGAAGGAACGACAACTTCCTGTTCGCTCAAAATCAATTCCGCAGCATTCTTCCACCGACCATTCAAAATCTCTTTACCAACTAAATGTGTTGAAACTGAAAAGGTTCCAAATCTTTGCATTCCAAAGTAGTTAATAAATCCAT
It includes:
- a CDS encoding uncharacterized protein (BUSCO:EOG09261EY9) is translated as MSDLDKPKKRNSETIVSGPSKKRSRTDSCEKKEPYKPKSGIRETDVGITDFVFKGDQKRIKGVLKQRYTDFQVFEITRKGEVLHLNDLGFEPIRKKQRKENEDKERLVNDNKAKSCDNNKKSLQVAPEDKEELVKLIGEDDARKLISLVGSKAKMQTKLSFPDKETRTRVHKLIRKAFDGIFETATTEDDKINIGKDSFRWKSRRNNNDSEKATEPKLKHNLGPRKAFLQFNMYKENKETMEVAGILSRILKIPVKYVRYAGTKDRRGVTVQRASLENVSIERANSLNNILRNCRIGCFEYSDTPINLAALSGNEFLITIRDAEPADSSSTLEEAAKPILDSLRDNGFINYFGMQRFGTFSVSTHLVGKEILNGRWKNAAELILSEQEVVVPSSKDSRRIWAQTKDAALSLKKMPRKCSAEFSILSRLSHTKKEEDGEYSSGSYFNAIMGIPRNLRIMYGHAYQSYVWNCVTSCRIKLFGLKVVPGDVVLITRSVEDDDGAEDVKQRHTTETHVVTKEDINDGKYTIYDIVLPTPGYSVQYPENRDLKNAYIDIMKKDGLDPFNMSRRVREFSLPGSYRHIVAKVSGLTYTIRRYNTFTDELVKTDLELLEMRKVAQLRGEPESVIPRINQGFPDGAKEALIVDELCIKVTDQLNPPFFRAKIRGLCKYVSKATPSSVRKILGRTLPQSIIDDWDFLNIDLSFFRSVYQNAPEVMEYRAKYKSTGNWEHDVTKMEQLILGSNGLLAKRFIMGGNSAILLCNRNIFRVMIMEKPLLIMDRTSRICCYPDSSIGFRDKYGHTKVGCTAVGIPKDESSENVMNFGYYDTRTNGALKKEK